From one Rhizobium lentis genomic stretch:
- the ybeY gene encoding rRNA maturation RNase YbeY, translating to MAELDIQISIENIGWPGEETLLVFCERVLGAAVVYLRDSEKQPFPTMPPEVSLVFTDDASIQDINAEWRGKDKATNVLSFPAFPVQPGKMPGPMLGDIIIARETVEREAQELEKSFDDHLTHLLIHGFLHLLGYDHMNNTEAEIMEGLETRILAQLGLSDPYEGQDLKMEP from the coding sequence ATGGCCGAACTCGATATCCAGATCAGCATCGAGAACATCGGCTGGCCCGGCGAAGAGACGCTGCTGGTGTTTTGCGAGCGCGTACTCGGGGCGGCTGTGGTCTATCTCCGCGACAGCGAGAAGCAGCCGTTTCCGACGATGCCGCCTGAAGTCTCGCTTGTTTTCACCGACGACGCCTCGATCCAGGACATCAACGCCGAATGGCGCGGCAAAGACAAGGCCACCAACGTGCTCTCCTTCCCCGCCTTTCCCGTTCAGCCCGGCAAGATGCCCGGCCCGATGCTCGGCGACATCATCATCGCGCGGGAGACGGTGGAGCGGGAAGCCCAGGAGCTCGAAAAGAGTTTCGACGATCACCTGACCCATCTCCTGATCCATGGTTTCTTGCATCTTCTCGGCTACGACCATATGAATAATACCGAAGCCGAAATTATGGAGGGGCTGGAGACTCGCATTTTGGCGCAGCTCGGCCTATCTGATCCCTACGAGGGTCAAGACCTTAAAATGGAACCATGA
- a CDS encoding PhoH family protein codes for MNGQELVSSSPRHPRTPSDTNHFVLTFENNRFASELFGQFDQNLKLLEERLNIDARARGNSVVISGDVVTTNQARRTLDYLYEKLQKGGSVERSDVEGAIRMAVAADDQLSLPTMERKAKLTMAQISTRKKTIIARTPTQDAYIRALERAELVFGVGPAGTGKTYLAVAHAAQLLERGAVEKIILSRPAVEAGERLGFLPGDMKEKVDPYLRPLYDALYDMIPADKVDRAITAGVIEIAPLAFMRGRTLANAAIILDEAQNTTSMQMKMFLTRLGENARMIVTGDPSQIDLPRGVKSGLVEALELLNGVDGISIVRFKDTDVVRHPLVGRIVRAYDATYSVATEEISRPD; via the coding sequence TTGAACGGACAAGAATTGGTTTCTTCTTCACCGCGCCACCCCCGCACGCCGAGCGACACCAATCACTTCGTCCTGACGTTCGAGAACAATCGGTTCGCCAGCGAACTCTTCGGCCAGTTCGACCAGAACCTCAAGCTGCTCGAGGAGCGGCTCAACATCGATGCGCGGGCGCGCGGCAACTCCGTCGTCATATCGGGCGATGTCGTGACCACCAACCAGGCACGGCGCACGCTCGATTATCTCTATGAAAAACTTCAGAAAGGCGGCAGCGTGGAACGATCCGACGTCGAGGGCGCAATCCGCATGGCGGTCGCCGCCGACGATCAGCTCAGCCTGCCCACCATGGAGCGCAAGGCCAAGCTGACGATGGCGCAGATCTCCACCCGCAAGAAGACGATCATCGCCCGCACGCCGACGCAGGACGCCTATATCAGGGCGCTGGAACGTGCCGAGCTGGTCTTCGGCGTCGGCCCGGCCGGCACCGGCAAGACCTATCTCGCCGTCGCCCATGCCGCCCAGCTGCTCGAGCGCGGCGCCGTCGAAAAGATCATCCTGTCGCGCCCGGCCGTCGAGGCCGGCGAGCGGCTCGGCTTCCTGCCCGGCGACATGAAGGAAAAGGTCGATCCCTATCTGCGCCCGCTCTATGACGCGCTCTACGACATGATCCCCGCCGACAAGGTCGACCGGGCGATCACCGCCGGCGTCATTGAAATCGCGCCGCTCGCCTTCATGCGCGGCCGCACGCTCGCCAATGCCGCCATCATCCTTGACGAAGCGCAGAACACGACGTCGATGCAGATGAAGATGTTCCTGACGCGTCTTGGCGAAAATGCGCGCATGATCGTCACCGGCGACCCGAGCCAGATCGACCTGCCGCGCGGCGTCAAATCCGGCCTCGTCGAGGCACTGGAGCTTCTGAACGGCGTCGACGGGATCTCGATCGTGCGCTTCAAGGATACCGACGTCGTCCGCCACCCGCTGGTCGGCCGCATCGTCAGAGCCTATGACGCCACCTATTCCGTCGCGACCGAAGAAATCAGCCGGCCGGACTGA